The proteins below are encoded in one region of Micromonospora pisi:
- the rfbD gene encoding dTDP-4-dehydrorhamnose reductase has product MTHQSGHWLVTGAGGMLGRDLVTALATTGGPQVTAATRADLDLTDPDAVLAAVKGHDVVVNAAAWTNVDGAETQEDAATAINGEGVAHLARACAQAGARLLHVSTDYVFPGNASSPYPEDAPTAPLNAYGRSKLVGEQAVTRLLPETGYVVRTAWLYGTHGRNFVNTMLRLAAERDHLDVVDDQLGQPTWSYALAQRLVALGDAALGGRAPAGIYHGTASGQTTWYGLARAVFALSGLDPARIRPTTSEHYRLPAARPAYSVLGHERWQAAGLPPMPDWHEMLGGALAERGLVATP; this is encoded by the coding sequence ATGACCCATCAGAGTGGCCACTGGCTCGTCACCGGCGCCGGCGGAATGCTCGGCCGGGACCTGGTGACAGCACTCGCCACCACGGGTGGGCCGCAGGTCACCGCCGCCACCAGGGCGGACCTGGACCTGACCGATCCCGACGCCGTACTCGCCGCGGTCAAGGGCCACGACGTGGTGGTGAACGCCGCCGCCTGGACCAACGTCGACGGGGCGGAGACCCAGGAGGACGCGGCCACCGCGATCAACGGCGAAGGTGTCGCCCACCTCGCCCGGGCCTGCGCGCAAGCCGGTGCCCGACTGCTCCACGTCTCCACCGACTACGTCTTCCCCGGCAACGCCAGCAGCCCGTACCCGGAGGACGCCCCGACCGCCCCACTCAACGCGTACGGGCGCAGCAAACTCGTCGGCGAGCAGGCCGTGACCCGGCTGCTGCCCGAGACCGGTTACGTCGTGCGTACCGCCTGGCTCTACGGCACGCACGGCCGCAACTTCGTCAACACGATGCTGCGGCTCGCCGCCGAGCGTGACCACCTGGACGTGGTCGACGACCAGCTCGGCCAGCCCACCTGGTCGTACGCGCTGGCACAGCGGCTGGTCGCGCTCGGCGACGCCGCACTCGGCGGCCGTGCACCGGCCGGGATCTACCACGGCACCGCGTCCGGCCAGACCACCTGGTACGGGCTGGCCCGTGCGGTCTTCGCCCTCAGCGGCCTCGATCCGGCACGGATCCGCCCCACCACCAGCGAGCACTACCGCCTACCCGCCGCCCGCCCGGCCTACAGCGTGCTGGGCCACGAACGGTGGCAGGCGGCCGGCTTGCCGCCCATGCCAGACTGGCACGAGATGCTCGGCGGCGCCCTCGCCGAACGCGGACTCGTCGCCACCCCCTGA
- the rfbA gene encoding glucose-1-phosphate thymidylyltransferase RfbA, with protein MRGILLAGGTGSRLWPLTKAVSKQLMPVFDKPMIYYPLSTLVMSGVKEILVITTPEDQEQFQRLLGDGSQFGLRLEYCAQPRPEGIAQAFVLGADFIGDDSVALVLGDNIFHGVGLGRQLSAQNALVGGRVFAYQVANPEEYGVVDFDEAGRVLSIEEKPATPKSRYAVPGLYFYDNRVVEIARGLRPSDRGELEITAVNEAYRERGELTVTVLDRGTAWLDTGTFTSMMQAAEFVRVIEERQGMKIGCVEEVAWRAGLIDDDQLRALALPLRKSGYGEYLLDLLR; from the coding sequence GTGCGTGGAATCCTGCTCGCCGGTGGCACCGGCTCCCGACTCTGGCCGCTCACCAAGGCGGTATCGAAGCAGCTGATGCCGGTCTTCGACAAGCCGATGATCTACTACCCGCTCTCCACGCTGGTGATGTCCGGCGTCAAGGAGATCTTGGTGATCACCACGCCGGAGGATCAGGAGCAGTTCCAGCGCCTGCTGGGGGACGGCAGTCAGTTCGGCCTGCGGCTGGAGTACTGCGCCCAGCCCCGGCCCGAGGGCATCGCCCAGGCGTTCGTGCTCGGTGCCGACTTCATCGGCGATGACTCGGTGGCCCTGGTCCTCGGCGACAACATCTTCCACGGGGTCGGGCTCGGAAGGCAGTTGTCGGCACAGAACGCGCTGGTCGGCGGTCGGGTGTTCGCGTACCAGGTGGCCAACCCGGAGGAGTACGGGGTGGTCGACTTCGACGAGGCCGGTCGGGTGCTCTCGATCGAGGAGAAGCCGGCGACGCCGAAGTCCCGTTACGCGGTCCCCGGGCTCTACTTCTACGACAACCGGGTGGTCGAGATCGCCCGTGGGCTGCGCCCGAGTGATCGGGGCGAGCTGGAGATCACCGCTGTCAACGAGGCGTACCGCGAGCGCGGCGAACTCACGGTGACCGTGCTCGACCGGGGGACCGCCTGGCTCGACACCGGCACGTTCACCTCGATGATGCAGGCGGCCGAGTTCGTCCGGGTGATCGAGGAGCGGCAGGGCATGAAGATCGGTTGTGTCGAGGAGGTCGCCTGGCGCGCCGGCCTGATCGACGACGATCAGCTGCGGGCGCTGGCGCTGCCGCTGCGCAAGAGCGGGTACGGCGAATATCTGCTTGATCTGCTCCGCTGA
- a CDS encoding ubiquitin-like protein Pup, whose amino-acid sequence MATRDTGGQSQSGKSRRDEEVDDVTTEANPEVAERHAEITEDVDDLLDEIDSVLEENAEEFVRGYVQKGGE is encoded by the coding sequence ATGGCTACCCGTGACACCGGCGGTCAGTCCCAGTCCGGTAAGTCGCGTCGTGACGAAGAGGTCGACGACGTCACCACCGAAGCGAATCCCGAGGTCGCGGAGCGGCACGCCGAGATCACCGAGGACGTGGACGACCTGCTCGACGAGATCGACTCCGTGCTCGAGGAGAACGCGGAGGAGTTCGTTCGGGGCTATGTCCAAAAGGGCGGCGAGTAA
- a CDS encoding cation diffusion facilitator family transporter: MARSPEGAQSVGTVVIAGVANLTIAAAKVVAGLLSGSAAVLSEAAHSFADTTTEILLFVALRRGSRPATEERPFGHGRESYVWAFLAAVFTFVGGGIFSVTQGVHAIQTDQRQDDNLIAYVVLLISFVAESVSLTRATRQIRQRARRFSVSPQQVVHRTPDTTVKAVFFEDSAALIGLVLAAAGVGLSQLTGDPFWDGLASIMIGVLLLLVAVTLARSNLSLLIGRSAGPTTRDEIYQELAAVPTVERIDTLLTLQLGPDEILVAAKIDFADDATGATIEAAADEAERRLIARNPAVRFVFLDPTGTRPPDRTDPRPD; encoded by the coding sequence ATGGCGAGATCGCCGGAGGGTGCGCAGAGCGTCGGCACAGTCGTCATCGCCGGCGTGGCCAACCTGACGATTGCCGCGGCGAAGGTGGTGGCGGGCCTGCTCAGCGGCTCCGCGGCGGTGCTTTCCGAGGCCGCCCACTCGTTCGCCGACACCACCACCGAAATTCTCCTCTTTGTCGCGCTGCGCCGGGGCTCCCGGCCCGCCACGGAGGAACGGCCGTTCGGGCACGGCCGTGAGAGCTACGTCTGGGCGTTCCTGGCCGCGGTCTTCACCTTCGTCGGTGGTGGCATCTTCTCGGTCACCCAGGGCGTCCACGCGATCCAGACCGACCAGCGCCAGGACGACAACCTGATCGCGTACGTGGTGCTACTGATCTCCTTCGTCGCCGAGTCGGTCTCACTGACCCGAGCGACCCGACAGATCCGGCAACGGGCCCGGCGTTTCTCGGTCAGCCCCCAGCAGGTGGTGCACCGTACCCCGGACACCACCGTGAAAGCGGTCTTCTTCGAGGACAGCGCCGCCCTGATCGGCCTGGTGCTGGCCGCCGCCGGGGTGGGCCTTTCCCAATTGACCGGCGACCCGTTCTGGGACGGACTGGCCTCGATCATGATCGGGGTTCTCCTCCTGCTGGTGGCGGTCACCCTCGCCCGCAGCAACCTGTCCCTGCTGATCGGCCGGTCGGCCGGGCCGACGACCCGGGACGAGATCTACCAGGAGTTGGCCGCGGTGCCGACGGTGGAACGGATCGACACCCTGCTGACCCTGCAACTGGGTCCGGACGAGATCCTGGTCGCCGCGAAGATTGACTTTGCCGACGACGCCACCGGGGCCACCATCGAAGCCGCCGCCGACGAGGCCGAACGGCGCCTGATCGCCCGCAACCCGGCCGTACGATTCGTCTTTCTCGATCCGACCGGCACCCGCCCCCCCGACCGGACCGACCCCCGACCGGACTGA
- a CDS encoding glycosyltransferase family 2 protein, whose translation MSDVRSSSLTELNRLPRVSAVVLAWKAEPLLRRSVESILASAKVEVEVILVDNGCTTDDVEVLAKLPGVVTVGEGENIGFSAGCNLGVSAASGDYVALVNGDAIVEPNTLARLVEVVDQADVGIAAGAIRLADEPELLNSRGNEVHVLGVSWIGGFRERETRSEPTETPGAMGACLVTSRSHWDRLGGFDPHYFAYHEDADLSVRTWRVGLRVLNVPDAVALHRYEFSRNSFKYYLVERNRLMFVATLWGRRSLLLLAPPLLALELVMLLLAIKEGWIKDKVRGYGWLWRHRRHLGERRQQLQAERTVPDRVWMGVLTDRFNTPLINPPGVGVLNAFMSAYWRVVRRWV comes from the coding sequence ATGTCCGACGTGCGTTCCAGTTCCCTCACCGAACTCAACCGTCTACCTCGGGTCAGCGCGGTCGTGCTCGCCTGGAAGGCCGAGCCTCTGCTGCGCCGATCGGTCGAGTCGATACTCGCCTCGGCCAAGGTGGAGGTCGAGGTGATCCTGGTCGACAACGGTTGTACCACCGACGACGTCGAAGTCCTGGCCAAACTTCCCGGGGTGGTGACGGTCGGCGAGGGCGAGAACATCGGCTTCTCCGCCGGCTGCAACCTCGGTGTCAGCGCCGCCAGCGGTGACTACGTCGCCCTGGTGAACGGGGACGCGATCGTCGAACCGAACACGCTGGCCCGGCTGGTCGAGGTGGTCGACCAAGCTGACGTGGGCATCGCGGCCGGCGCGATCCGGCTGGCCGACGAGCCCGAACTGCTCAACTCCCGCGGCAACGAGGTGCATGTGCTGGGGGTGAGCTGGATCGGCGGGTTCCGGGAACGGGAGACCCGCAGCGAACCGACCGAGACCCCCGGTGCGATGGGCGCATGCCTGGTCACCTCACGCAGCCACTGGGACCGGCTGGGCGGCTTCGACCCGCACTACTTCGCGTACCACGAGGACGCCGACCTGTCGGTCCGGACCTGGCGGGTCGGGCTCCGGGTGTTGAACGTGCCGGACGCGGTGGCCCTGCACCGCTACGAGTTCAGCCGCAACAGCTTCAAGTACTACCTGGTCGAACGGAACCGGCTGATGTTCGTGGCGACCCTCTGGGGACGCCGGTCGCTGCTGCTGCTCGCCCCACCGCTGCTCGCGCTGGAGCTGGTGATGCTGCTGCTGGCGATCAAGGAGGGCTGGATCAAGGACAAGGTACGCGGCTACGGGTGGCTCTGGCGGCACCGCCGGCACCTGGGCGAGCGCCGGCAGCAGTTGCAAGCCGAGCGGACCGTGCCGGACCGGGTCTGGATGGGCGTGCTGACCGACCGGTTCAACACACCGCTGATCAACCCGCCCGGGGTGGGCGTACTCAACGCGTTCATGTCGGCGTACTGGCGGGTGGTCCGTCGCTGGGTCTGA
- the prcB gene encoding proteasome subunit beta: MAAGFDPSGRLPDVFTNAGTSSFTQFLSKVAPELLPGRRPLPPGFAADLAPHATTIVAITSAMGVVMAGDRRATMGNMISSRDIQKVHPADRHSLVGIAGTAGIGIEMMRLFQVELEHYEKIEGAVLSLDGKANRLASMIRGNLGAAMQGLAVIPLFAGFDLAATDPARAGRIFSFDVAGGPYEETGYDAIGSGSIFARSALKKRFRPGLSTDEVVRLAVEALYDAADDDTATGGPDLTRRIYPVVMTATAEGTNRLTEAETAAVAEAVVAARMENPGG, translated from the coding sequence GTGGCAGCGGGTTTTGATCCATCCGGGCGGCTACCAGATGTGTTCACCAACGCGGGGACGTCTTCCTTCACGCAGTTCCTGAGCAAGGTCGCACCCGAGTTGCTTCCTGGTCGTCGGCCGCTGCCGCCCGGGTTCGCCGCCGACCTCGCGCCACACGCGACCACCATTGTCGCGATCACCAGCGCCATGGGCGTGGTCATGGCGGGCGACCGGCGGGCCACGATGGGGAACATGATCTCCAGCCGGGACATCCAGAAGGTCCACCCGGCGGACCGGCACTCCCTGGTCGGGATCGCCGGCACCGCCGGCATCGGGATCGAGATGATGCGGCTGTTCCAGGTCGAGCTGGAGCACTACGAGAAGATCGAGGGCGCCGTCCTCTCCCTCGACGGCAAGGCCAACCGGCTCGCCTCGATGATCCGGGGCAACCTCGGTGCGGCGATGCAGGGCCTCGCGGTGATCCCGCTCTTCGCCGGGTTCGACCTCGCCGCCACCGACCCGGCCCGGGCCGGTCGCATCTTCAGCTTCGACGTTGCCGGTGGCCCCTACGAGGAGACCGGCTACGACGCGATCGGATCCGGATCGATTTTCGCCCGGTCCGCGCTGAAGAAGCGGTTCCGACCCGGACTGAGCACCGACGAGGTGGTGCGGCTCGCGGTCGAGGCGCTCTACGACGCGGCTGACGACGACACCGCCACCGGTGGCCCCGACCTCACCCGCCGGATCTACCCGGTGGTCATGACAGCCACGGCAGAGGGCACCAACCGGCTCACCGAGGCCGAGACGGCGGCGGTGGCCGAGGCCGTCGTCGCCGCCCGGATGGAGAACCCGGGCGGCTGA
- a CDS encoding DUF3866 family protein has translation MVRWRSGTVTVIRRQWRGAIELEALLPDGGTVRALAYPALVGTPEPGDRVLLNVGALLMGLGTGGYALVVALPDRLPADPPESLDTRDGGHLVKARYTPLQPILLGADEEASPHRDRLVDVDDVAGLPVVTADLHSALPAIVAGIRADAPTARIAYVMTDGGALPAWFSRSLSALGDELVGTVTVGQAFGGDLEATNLHAGLLAARHVLEAEIAIVAQGPGNLGTGTRWGFSGVAVGEAVNAVTTLGGRPVGSLRISAADARPRHHGVSHHSLTAYGRVALTRADLVVPDGLEPALAEAVEAALVPLADRHRLVRVSTDGLDAALRAAPVTLSTMGRGLDADHAYFLAAAAAGRHAVTLLG, from the coding sequence ATGGTGCGATGGCGGTCCGGCACGGTGACGGTGATACGGCGACAGTGGCGCGGCGCGATCGAGTTGGAGGCGCTGCTGCCCGACGGCGGTACGGTCCGGGCGCTCGCCTATCCCGCCCTGGTGGGCACCCCGGAACCGGGCGACCGGGTGCTGTTGAACGTGGGCGCTCTGCTGATGGGGCTCGGCACCGGCGGGTACGCCCTCGTGGTCGCGCTCCCCGACCGCCTGCCCGCGGACCCGCCGGAAAGCCTCGACACCCGCGACGGCGGCCACCTGGTCAAGGCGCGGTACACCCCGCTGCAGCCGATCCTGCTCGGCGCGGACGAGGAGGCGTCACCACACCGGGACCGGCTCGTCGACGTCGACGACGTGGCCGGGTTGCCGGTGGTCACCGCGGACCTGCACTCCGCGCTGCCGGCGATCGTCGCCGGCATCCGGGCCGACGCCCCAACCGCCCGGATCGCGTACGTGATGACCGACGGCGGCGCGCTGCCGGCGTGGTTCTCCCGGAGCCTCTCCGCGCTCGGCGACGAACTGGTCGGCACGGTCACCGTCGGGCAGGCGTTCGGCGGCGACCTCGAGGCCACCAACCTGCACGCCGGACTGCTCGCCGCCCGACATGTGCTGGAGGCGGAGATAGCCATCGTGGCGCAGGGGCCCGGCAACCTGGGCACGGGCACCCGGTGGGGATTCTCCGGGGTAGCGGTCGGCGAAGCGGTCAACGCGGTGACCACGCTCGGCGGTAGGCCGGTCGGATCGCTGCGCATCTCCGCCGCCGACGCCCGACCCCGGCACCATGGCGTCTCCCACCACAGCCTCACCGCGTACGGTCGGGTCGCCCTCACCCGCGCGGACCTGGTGGTGCCGGACGGGCTGGAGCCGGCGCTGGCCGAGGCGGTGGAGGCCGCGTTGGTCCCACTCGCGGACCGGCACCGGCTGGTACGGGTGAGCACCGACGGGCTCGACGCCGCGCTCCGGGCGGCCCCGGTCACGCTCTCGACAATGGGGCGGGGGCTCGACGCCGACCACGCCTACTTCCTCGCCGCGGCGGCCGCCGGCCGGCACGCGGTCACCCTGCTGGGGTGA
- the dop gene encoding depupylase/deamidase Dop, producing MSVRRIMGAEVEYGISVPGQAGANPMVTSSQVVNAYGARPELTRGGRARWDYEEESPLRDARGFTYSGAAYDPAEALADEDLGLANVILTNGARLYVDHAHPEYSTPEVTNPLDLVRWDKAGERVMAEAARRAETIPGTHPIHLYKNNTDNKGASYGAHENYLMRRQTPFADIVTYLTPFFVTRQIVCGAGRVGIGQDGTQPGFQISQRADFFEVEVGLETTLKRPIINTRDEPHADADKYRRLHVIIGDANLSEISTYLKVGTTALILTMIEEKALTPDLGIADPVAELRAVSHDPSLSHLLRLRDGRRLTALDLQWAYLERARAFVDDRYGNDADEATRDILDRWEGVLDRLGRDPMLCAGELDWVAKLRLLEGYREREKLGWASHKLQLVDLQYADVRPEKGLYHRLVARGSMATLLPDEQTRQAMVEPPEDTRAYFRGRCLAQYASEVVAASWDSVIFDVGRESLVRVPMMEPERGTRKHVGALFDRCASAKDLLETITGN from the coding sequence ATGAGCGTACGGCGAATCATGGGCGCCGAGGTGGAGTACGGCATCTCGGTACCCGGACAGGCCGGGGCCAATCCGATGGTCACCTCGTCCCAGGTGGTCAACGCCTACGGTGCACGTCCCGAGTTGACCCGCGGCGGTCGTGCTCGGTGGGACTACGAGGAAGAGTCACCACTGCGTGACGCGCGCGGCTTCACCTACTCCGGTGCGGCCTACGACCCCGCCGAGGCGCTCGCCGACGAGGACCTGGGCCTGGCGAACGTGATACTGACCAACGGCGCCCGGCTCTACGTCGACCACGCCCACCCGGAGTACTCCACTCCTGAGGTGACCAACCCGCTGGACCTGGTGCGCTGGGACAAGGCGGGGGAGCGGGTGATGGCCGAGGCGGCCCGGCGGGCCGAGACCATCCCCGGCACCCACCCGATCCATCTCTACAAGAACAACACCGACAACAAGGGCGCCAGCTACGGCGCGCACGAGAACTACCTGATGCGCCGGCAGACCCCGTTCGCGGACATCGTCACCTACCTCACCCCGTTCTTCGTGACCCGGCAGATCGTCTGCGGAGCCGGGCGGGTCGGAATCGGCCAGGACGGCACACAGCCGGGCTTCCAGATCTCCCAGCGGGCCGACTTCTTTGAGGTCGAGGTCGGTCTCGAGACGACGCTGAAGCGGCCCATCATCAACACCCGGGACGAGCCGCACGCGGACGCCGACAAGTACCGGCGGCTGCACGTGATCATCGGCGACGCGAACCTCTCCGAGATCTCGACGTACCTCAAGGTCGGTACCACCGCGTTGATACTGACGATGATCGAGGAGAAGGCGCTCACGCCCGACCTCGGCATCGCCGACCCGGTCGCGGAATTGCGCGCGGTCAGCCACGACCCGTCGCTGTCGCACCTGCTCCGGCTCCGCGACGGTCGTCGACTCACGGCGCTCGACCTGCAGTGGGCGTACCTGGAGCGGGCCCGTGCCTTCGTCGACGACCGGTACGGCAACGACGCCGACGAGGCGACCCGCGACATACTCGACCGTTGGGAGGGCGTGCTGGACCGGCTCGGCCGCGACCCGATGCTCTGCGCCGGTGAGTTGGACTGGGTGGCGAAGCTGCGGCTGCTCGAGGGTTACCGGGAGCGGGAGAAGCTCGGCTGGGCCTCGCACAAGCTGCAACTGGTTGACCTGCAGTACGCCGACGTACGTCCGGAGAAGGGCCTCTACCACCGCCTGGTGGCGCGCGGCTCGATGGCGACCCTGTTGCCGGACGAGCAGACCCGCCAGGCGATGGTCGAGCCGCCCGAGGACACCCGGGCCTATTTCCGTGGTCGTTGTCTCGCCCAGTACGCCTCCGAGGTGGTCGCCGCGAGCTGGGACTCGGTGATCTTCGACGTCGGTCGCGAGTCGCTGGTCCGGGTCCCGATGATGGAGCCCGAGCGGGGCACCCGTAAGCACGTGGGGGCGTTGTTCGACCGCTGTGCGAGCGCCAAGGACCTGTTGGAGACGATCACCGGCAACTGA
- the pafA gene encoding Pup--protein ligase, translated as MERRIFGLETEYGVTCTYRGQRRLSPDEVARYLFRRVVSWGRSSNVFLRNGARLYLDVGSHPEYATPECDSVTDLVAHDRAGERILEGLLVDAEKRLHDEGIAGEIYLFKNNTDSAGNSYGCHENYLVSRHGEFGRLADVLIPFLVTRQLICGAGKVLQTPRGAVYCLSQRAEHIWEGVSSATTRSRPIINTRDEPHADAERYRRLHVIVGDSNMNEVTTLLKVGSADIVLRMIEAGVVMRDLSLENPIRAIREVSHDITGRRKIRLASNKEVSALEIQQEYLAKATEFVERRGGDQTAKRVVELWGRVLNAVESGDLEPVSREIDWVSKLRLIERYQQKHDLPLSHPRVAQMDLAYHDVRRGRGLYGLLERRGQVDRIATDPEIFEAKETPPQTTRARLRGEFIRHAQEKRRDFTVDWVHLKLNDQAQRTVLCKDPFRAYDERVERLIASM; from the coding sequence ATGGAGCGGCGAATCTTCGGTCTTGAGACCGAGTATGGCGTCACCTGCACCTACCGCGGTCAGCGGCGACTCTCCCCGGACGAGGTCGCCCGATACCTCTTCCGCCGGGTGGTGTCCTGGGGGCGCTCCAGCAATGTGTTCCTGCGCAACGGGGCCCGGCTCTACCTCGATGTCGGCTCTCACCCGGAGTACGCGACGCCGGAGTGCGACTCGGTCACCGACCTGGTCGCGCACGACCGGGCCGGTGAGCGGATCCTCGAGGGGCTGTTGGTCGACGCCGAGAAGCGGCTGCACGACGAGGGCATCGCGGGTGAGATCTACCTGTTCAAGAACAACACCGACTCGGCCGGCAACTCGTACGGATGTCACGAGAACTACCTGGTCTCCCGGCACGGCGAGTTCGGCCGCCTGGCTGACGTACTGATCCCGTTCCTGGTGACCCGCCAGCTGATCTGCGGTGCGGGCAAGGTCCTGCAGACGCCACGCGGTGCGGTGTACTGCCTCTCCCAGCGGGCCGAGCACATCTGGGAGGGGGTGTCGTCGGCGACCACCCGGAGCCGGCCGATCATCAACACCCGGGATGAGCCGCACGCGGATGCCGAGCGTTACCGCCGGCTGCACGTGATCGTCGGTGATTCCAACATGAACGAGGTCACCACACTGCTCAAGGTTGGCAGCGCCGACATCGTGCTGCGGATGATCGAGGCCGGGGTGGTGATGCGGGACCTGTCGCTGGAGAACCCGATCCGGGCGATCCGCGAGGTGTCGCACGACATCACCGGGCGGCGCAAGATCAGACTGGCCTCCAACAAGGAGGTCAGCGCCCTGGAGATCCAGCAGGAGTACCTCGCCAAGGCGACCGAGTTCGTCGAGCGCCGGGGCGGCGACCAGACCGCGAAGCGGGTGGTGGAGCTCTGGGGACGGGTGCTCAACGCGGTCGAGAGCGGAGATCTGGAGCCGGTCTCCCGGGAGATCGACTGGGTCAGCAAGCTCCGGCTGATCGAGCGCTACCAGCAGAAGCACGACCTGCCACTGTCCCACCCCCGGGTCGCTCAGATGGACCTGGCGTACCACGACGTACGTCGGGGACGCGGTCTCTACGGGCTGTTGGAACGGCGGGGGCAGGTGGACCGGATCGCCACCGACCCGGAGATCTTCGAAGCCAAGGAGACCCCGCCACAGACCACCCGGGCCCGGCTGCGCGGTGAGTTCATCCGGCACGCGCAGGAGAAGCGGCGGGACTTCACCGTGGACTGGGTGCACCTGAAGCTGAACGACCAGGCGCAGCGCACGGTGCTGTGCAAGGACCCGTTCCGGGCGTACGACGAGCGGGTCGAGCGCTTGATCGCGAGCATGTAG
- a CDS encoding helix-turn-helix transcriptional regulator, with product MSRSRTERLVNLVICLLSTRRFLTAAQIAATVPGYEHDADDPRDHEAFQRKFERDKAELRELGVPLETGTASVFDTEPGYRIAHREYALPDIPLEPDEAAAVGIAARLWQHAGLAAAASSGLAKLRAAGIDVDPQATLGMEPVVTVDPAFAPFTAAARDRRAVTFDYRVPDEDQPSTRRLQPWGVVCWRARWYVVGHDLDRAATRCFRLSRVVGTVRVTGRPGGYRPPEGVDLISHVARWSGPVERTGRATVLVRPGRGAGLRRWAHEVTSGPDGDRLVLPYADPEGLAGTLVGYGPDVRVIDPPEVREAVIQRLKEITTRHDVVASGVTG from the coding sequence GTGTCGCGGAGCCGCACCGAACGCCTGGTCAACCTGGTGATATGTCTGCTGTCCACGCGGCGGTTCCTGACCGCCGCCCAGATCGCCGCGACCGTGCCCGGTTACGAGCACGACGCCGACGACCCGCGCGACCACGAGGCGTTCCAGCGCAAGTTCGAGCGCGACAAGGCTGAGCTGCGGGAACTCGGGGTCCCGCTGGAGACGGGCACGGCGAGCGTGTTCGACACCGAGCCCGGTTACCGGATCGCCCACCGTGAGTACGCGCTGCCCGATATACCGCTGGAGCCGGACGAGGCCGCCGCGGTGGGGATCGCCGCCCGGCTCTGGCAGCACGCGGGCCTGGCCGCCGCCGCCTCCTCCGGCCTGGCGAAGCTGCGGGCCGCCGGTATCGACGTGGACCCGCAGGCGACGCTGGGCATGGAGCCGGTGGTCACCGTCGACCCCGCCTTCGCGCCGTTCACCGCCGCCGCCCGGGACCGTCGGGCGGTCACCTTCGACTACCGGGTTCCGGACGAGGACCAGCCCTCCACCCGGCGGCTGCAACCGTGGGGCGTGGTCTGCTGGCGGGCCCGCTGGTACGTGGTCGGTCATGACCTCGACCGGGCGGCGACCCGCTGTTTCCGGCTCTCCCGGGTCGTCGGCACGGTTCGGGTGACCGGACGCCCGGGCGGTTACCGCCCGCCCGAGGGCGTCGACCTGATCAGCCATGTCGCCCGCTGGTCCGGGCCGGTGGAGCGGACCGGTCGGGCCACCGTGCTGGTCCGCCCCGGCAGGGGAGCGGGCCTGCGGCGGTGGGCCCACGAGGTCACCTCCGGCCCGGACGGCGACCGGCTGGTGCTGCCGTACGCGGACCCGGAAGGGCTCGCCGGCACCCTCGTCGGTTACGGTCCCGACGTACGGGTGATCGATCCGCCGGAGGTACGGGAGGCGGTCATCCAACGCCTCAAGGAGATCACCACTCGGCATGACGTGGTGGCCAGCGGGGTGACCGGATGA
- the prcA gene encoding proteasome subunit alpha: MAMQFYASPEQIMRDRSELARKGIARGRSAVVLSYEGGILFVAENLSSALHKVSEIYDRIGFAAVGRYNEFENLRRAGVRMADLNGLSYDRRDVTGRALANAYAQTLGAIFTEQSKPFEVEICVAEVGATADDDEIYRLTYDGSVNDEPGRMAMGGQSEAISGSLRANHRNDVSLSEAVRLAVQALGSVGGEGGAARTIAANQLEVAVLDRHRVGRTFRRITGAALTGLLDGEAEPKDAGGDERGPAGPGPGPEKPAVSAASADLETKETEQPEG; the protein is encoded by the coding sequence GTGGCCATGCAGTTCTACGCCTCGCCAGAGCAGATCATGCGCGACCGCTCCGAACTGGCCCGCAAGGGCATCGCTCGGGGGCGGAGCGCGGTGGTCCTCAGCTACGAGGGCGGAATCCTCTTCGTGGCGGAGAACCTCTCCAGCGCCCTGCACAAGGTCAGCGAGATCTACGACCGGATCGGGTTCGCCGCCGTCGGGCGGTACAACGAGTTCGAGAACCTCCGCCGCGCGGGGGTGAGGATGGCAGACCTCAACGGGCTCAGCTACGACCGGCGAGACGTGACCGGCCGCGCCCTGGCGAACGCGTACGCACAGACCCTGGGCGCGATCTTCACCGAACAGTCGAAGCCGTTCGAGGTGGAGATCTGTGTCGCCGAGGTCGGTGCCACCGCCGATGACGACGAGATCTACCGGCTCACCTACGACGGTTCGGTCAACGACGAGCCCGGCCGGATGGCGATGGGCGGTCAGAGCGAGGCGATCAGCGGTTCGCTGCGGGCCAACCACCGCAACGACGTTTCGCTCAGCGAGGCGGTGCGCCTCGCCGTACAGGCCCTGGGCAGCGTCGGCGGCGAGGGCGGGGCGGCGCGGACGATCGCCGCCAACCAGTTGGAGGTCGCGGTTCTCGACCGGCACCGGGTGGGACGCACGTTCCGGCGGATCACCGGCGCGGCACTGACCGGTCTGCTGGACGGCGAGGCGGAGCCGAAGGACGCGGGCGGCGACGAGCGCGGACCGGCCGGGCCCGGCCCCGGGCCGGAGAAGCCGGCCGTGTCGGCTGCCTCGGCCGACCTGGAGACGAAAGAGACCGAGCAGCCCGAGGGCTGA